The DNA region CATCCGCAGGTTTCAATCAGCGTCTCATTATAGCCGACTCTCTGGCCGGCACTAGAGCAGTTTTCGATTGGCGATGGCCTGGGAGCGCGGGCGTCTCGCCCGCCGGTCTTTCGCATGCGCGCAGCTTGCGGGCAAGATGCCCGCGCTCCCAGGCTGGCAATAAAATAAAAGGGCAGCCGGCAGGCGCTGCCCTTGATCCGCAAGCCGCTGCCACTCAAGTGAGCCGCGGCGTTGTCGGCGCTTATTCGATCTTCTTGACGCTGTTGATGATGTTTTCCGCGTCGGTGTTCAGAGCCTCGCCGGCGGCTTTGTCGATGACCAGGACAATAGAGACCATCTTTTCGGCGCTCAGCAGAAAATATATTCCTTGCACCTCATGGCCATTGTTCTTGCCTTCGTAGGGGCGCAGCGACACGCGCATTCCGCCCATCGTTTCATTGGCGACATAATCGCCCAGCTTCGCGCCGGCAGGCTTGCTCTTTTCGACAATCGTATTAAACAGGTCGGCGCGATCTTCATCACTCATATCCTTACTGATCGGTAGGGCGATGAAAGCAATCTGCGCCATGCCGCCACTCTTGGGCGAGACCTTGACCGCGCCTTCTTCGGCTTTGGCTTCCCATCCAGCCGGAACGGTGAATTGAATGCCGGCTTCTTTGAACTTGTAAACGCTGGCCTGGGCCGGCCGACTCGCACCGGCCGGCTGGTTCGTATTGGCTTTCGGATTAGCGGCACGGGCCGCGAACAACATTGAAGCTGGCGCGCAAACGGCGGTGAGCAATATGATGCCCAGCACACTTGAAAGCGGTCGTTTCTTCATGAATTCTCCTGAATGAATTGATGGAACATGATTTCGGTTGCCCTCTCCGCGTTGAGCCGATTTCGCGTCTGAGATGGACAGGCGGCAGGGTCAAGTAATAGTAGTCGGAAAGCCCCACCTTGTAAAGCAGGGCTGCCAGCGCCTTCGTCGCGATAACCGCAGAGATTCAGGGCGTCAGCGCGATGATCTGCGCTTCAACCGTTGGTTGCATGGCTTGCGCCACGCCGGTCTTTTGCAAATGCATCAAGAACTCGCGATTGCCTTCAGCCCCGAGGATCGGCGATTCGATCACGGCAACCGGCAACAGGCTCATTGATGCCGCGGCGCGAGCGATGTCGTAGAGCACGCGCCGATGCTTCTGCGCGTCGGTGACGATGCCGCCGCGCCCGACTTCGCCGCGCCCGACTTCAAACTGCGGCTTGACGAGCGCAATGACCGCCGCGCCATCGGCAAGGCACGCGGCGAGCGCCGGGAATATCTTCGCCAGCGAGATGAACGATACATCTATGGTTGCCAGATCGAAGAGGGCAGGGAACTGAAGAGGGTCGAGGTCGCGGGCGTTCTGGCCTTCGATGACGACGACGCGGGCATCCTGGCGCATCTTCCACGCCAGTTGGTTGTGGCCGACATCAATCGCCCACACGCGCGCCGCGCCATGTTGCAGCAAACAATCGGTGAAGCCGCCGGTCGAAGCGCCGACATCGATGCAGGTGCGGTCGCTCGGATCGATATGAAACTCGCGCAGCGCCGCTTCGAGCTTCAAGCCGCCGCGGCCGACGTAGCGCGGCAGCTCGCCTTTGAGGCGTATCTCAAGCGCCGCATCGATCATCTGGCCGGGCTTGTCGGCGCGCTGCTCGGCGACCAGCACATGGCCGGCCAGAATCAACGCCTGCGCCCGCGTCCGGCTCTCGGCCAGGCCGCGTTCAACGACCAGTTTATCGAGTCGCTCCTTAGCCATTCACCCTAATGCCGGTGCTTGCGCGACGGCGCCGCCGCCGCGTGGCGCTTGCCGCCATTGCGAGTCTTGCCGCCATTGCGAGCCGCGTGCGCGGGCTTGGTCTGCGTCGCTTTTCGCGCCTTGCTGGCGGCAGCCAGCTGGCTGCCGGTTTCACTCAACGAGCTGGCGATGAGCTTTTCATCAGGCCGCGCGCCGTCGGCAAAAGCGAAGACATGGATGTGGTCGCGGTTCTCGCGCAAAGCCTCGACGCGACCGGCATCCTTCATTCGGGCAATGACCGCCATCAGGTAGTCTTGCTCCGTAGCCGTCATGAAAAAGTTATAGACATCAAAAGCCAGCCCCGTCGCATGCGGCGGCGTGCTGATGCGCGTGGCGTTCGGGTTCTTCTCGCCGAGCCGCCGTTGATACTGCTCAGGGCGCACCATCGAAGTGATCGGCAGCGGGCGATTGAATGTCGTCTTGTACTCGTGAGCGATCTCAAGCAGCACGTCACGCGCCGGCGGGCGCAGATAACTGAGCAGCCGCACCTTGAAAGCGCGCCGCGATGCCGCGTCGTCCAGGTTATAAGATTTGCCGTTGAAGTCCGCGGCAAGCTGGGCGAGCGTTTGATAATCATCGGCCATCTCGCG from Blastocatellia bacterium includes:
- a CDS encoding TlyA family RNA methyltransferase, with the translated sequence MAKERLDKLVVERGLAESRTRAQALILAGHVLVAEQRADKPGQMIDAALEIRLKGELPRYVGRGGLKLEAALREFHIDPSDRTCIDVGASTGGFTDCLLQHGAARVWAIDVGHNQLAWKMRQDARVVVIEGQNARDLDPLQFPALFDLATIDVSFISLAKIFPALAACLADGAAVIALVKPQFEVGRGEVGRGGIVTDAQKHRRVLYDIARAAASMSLLPVAVIESPILGAEGNREFLMHLQKTGVAQAMQPTVEAQIIALTP